AGAGACACATTATGCGCGCAGTAGTGAAATATCTCAGGGAAGACGGCAACACGGAAGTGCGGGACGTCCCCGTACCGGAGATCGGGCCAGCCGATGTCCTGGTGAAGGTGGCCTACATAGGCATCTGCGGAAGCGACCCCCACATGTTCCACAACCAGGTTTCATACCCCATGGCGGTGCCCATCATCCTCGGGCACGAATTTTCGGGGACCGTCGAAAAAGTCGGTTCGGAAGTGAAAAACTGGAAGCCCGGCGACAGGGTCACCGCCGAAACCCATGCCCGCTTCTGCGGGAAGTGCGTCCTCTGCAAGACCAACAACTACCGCTTCTGCAGGGAACGCAAGGGATACGGCTTCGGTGTCGACGGGGCTTTCGCCGAATACGTCTGCGTCCCCGAGAGGATTCTCCACGCCGTTCCCGATTCAGTCACCCTCAAGGACGCCTCCTGCACCGAGCCCGTCTGCGTGGCCTACAACGTGGTCATCGCCAAGATGGGCGTCAAGGCCGGAGACTCCGTGGCCGTCCTCGGCCCCGGCCCCATCGGCATCCTGTGCGTGCACATGGCCAAAATGGCAGGAGCCAGCCACATCGTCGTCTTCGGCGCCCCCGGGGACGAAAAGCGCCTTGAAATCGCCCGGAGCTACGGCGCCACGGAAACCTACGTCCTGGGCGGATCGGCGGATCCCAAGACAGTGGCGGCCAAGTTCAACGAAGGCTACGGCTTCGACTCCGTGGTGGACGCCGCAGGCCCCACCGCCACCCTCAAGATTTCCATGGACGTCGTCATGCCCGGCGGCGTCATCAACAAGGTCGCCTGGGGGCCCAAGCCGGTGGACATGAGCCTCGACCCCCTGCTCTCCAAGGGCGTCACCCTCCAGGGCTCCTTCAGCCACACCTGGGACATCTGGGAAAAGGTTCTCGTCATGATGGGCCAGGGACAGATGCCCCTGGACGCCCTCATCACCCACGAGCTTCCCCTCGAGGAATGGCACGAGGGCTTCGAGCTCATCGAAAGCAGGGATGGCCTCAAGGTCGTCCTGAAGCCCTAACAGCAAAGGAAACGCAACGACAACGCGGGCCGGGGAGACGACCCCCGGCCCGTTTCCTCTTTAAGTCTCCTTTTTCGAACATCCATAAGAATCTCATTCCCCGGCGTGCATTCCTAAAAAGCGAACCTTCGCCGGGAAAGACGGAAAACTCAGGTATGAAGGAAAGGATTGACGATCCTGACTCCCCGGACTGTCTGCCCGTCGTTCAGATCTTCAGAAAAAACCATGGCGCACCGTGCCTGCTCCGCCGCCGCGATTATCAGACCGTCCCAGAACGACAGCCGGAAGAGAACGCTGATGTCGATTCCCTGTTCGATGGTGGTCAGGTCAACGGGAACCACTTCCATATTGCCGAGGTTGTGCACGATATTCTTCGCGATCATGGCGTCAACCTTCAGCTTCGTCGTGGAGGCGCTGTAGAACTCCTGCATCACCTGGGTGGAGATGACGGGGATCTGGTCTTCCACCACGCCTCTCACTATGGCCCTGGCCCTGGCCTGTTTCTCGCTGTCATGGCCGTCCAGAGTGTACACCAGAATATTCGTGTCCAGAAATATCTTGGTCCTAGACACGGTGCAGTTCGTCCCTTGTCCATGTTTCGCCGCCGGAGGAAGCACCCGCCCTGTCCATGAGGGAGAAGGTGTCCTCCAGCCATTGGGAGGAGTCCGCCGTGACCGTCTGCTCGACTAGGCGCCGGACGAGGGAGTTGAAGGAGATATTGTGCCGCTTCGCGTACTCTCTTCCGCGTTTGAGAATTTCCTTGTCAATCGAAAGGGTTATGTTCCGCATATTTCCACCCCCTTGTTGCACATAATACGTGCGCACGTATCTGTTGTCAAGATTTTGAGAACGAAACCCCAGGCAACAAGCGAAGCGGGCCGGGGAGATGGATCCCCGGCCCGCGCTTTCTGTCTTATGCTCTGATGCCGTCCGTTATTTCCTCGGGTGCCGGCCGTGCCTG
The sequence above is drawn from the Aminivibrio pyruvatiphilus genome and encodes:
- a CDS encoding PIN domain-containing protein: MSRTKIFLDTNILVYTLDGHDSEKQARARAIVRGVVEDQIPVISTQVMQEFYSASTTKLKVDAMIAKNIVHNLGNMEVVPVDLTTIEQGIDISVLFRLSFWDGLIIAAAEQARCAMVFSEDLNDGQTVRGVRIVNPFLHT
- a CDS encoding zinc-dependent alcohol dehydrogenase encodes the protein MRAVVKYLREDGNTEVRDVPVPEIGPADVLVKVAYIGICGSDPHMFHNQVSYPMAVPIILGHEFSGTVEKVGSEVKNWKPGDRVTAETHARFCGKCVLCKTNNYRFCRERKGYGFGVDGAFAEYVCVPERILHAVPDSVTLKDASCTEPVCVAYNVVIAKMGVKAGDSVAVLGPGPIGILCVHMAKMAGASHIVVFGAPGDEKRLEIARSYGATETYVLGGSADPKTVAAKFNEGYGFDSVVDAAGPTATLKISMDVVMPGGVINKVAWGPKPVDMSLDPLLSKGVTLQGSFSHTWDIWEKVLVMMGQGQMPLDALITHELPLEEWHEGFELIESRDGLKVVLKP
- a CDS encoding DUF6364 family protein, which encodes MRNITLSIDKEILKRGREYAKRHNISFNSLVRRLVEQTVTADSSQWLEDTFSLMDRAGASSGGETWTRDELHRV